Proteins encoded in a region of the Candidatus Nezhaarchaeota archaeon genome:
- the coaBC gene encoding bifunctional phosphopantothenoylcysteine decarboxylase/phosphopantothenate--cysteine ligase CoaBC, which produces MQASSIRHPSKDIVGSRGSELAGVKIALCVTGSAAIYRAPELARELMRLGAEVIPVLTEVAASLLSPSMMEWATGNKAVVELTGEVEHIALTQEGGVDLVLIAPATANTLSKVAYGISDNAATTLVASALGSKIPVLAVPVMHASLYQNPAFQEALKRLSAFGVAIIEPRWEEGKAKMPSVNEIVSAVVSMARKAGEFRGVKFLITAGPTREPLDAVRFLTNPSSGKMGFELAREAWRRGGRVTLVKGPVALSQPLPSEVEVVEVVTTKDMYDAVERKLKEGGYHVVILAAAPLDYGFSATYSYKIPSGSQYIEARLEARPKISMAVRKLAPEVVFVGFKAEYGVAVEELIERAYSRLAESGMDLIVANDLAKQGCGFSADTNEVFIVDRGRRVVHVPLSPKRKVAEAILDVVAQELARRGVIKS; this is translated from the coding sequence GTGCAGGCTAGCTCGATAAGACATCCCTCTAAGGACATAGTGGGCTCTCGAGGATCTGAGCTGGCTGGCGTTAAGATAGCCCTCTGTGTTACTGGTAGCGCAGCAATCTACCGCGCCCCTGAGCTGGCGAGGGAGCTAATGAGGCTCGGGGCTGAGGTAATCCCAGTCTTAACCGAGGTGGCCGCTAGCCTACTATCCCCCTCGATGATGGAGTGGGCCACCGGCAATAAGGCCGTAGTCGAGCTGACGGGAGAAGTAGAGCACATAGCCCTTACCCAAGAAGGCGGGGTCGACTTAGTGCTAATAGCCCCTGCTACTGCGAACACGCTGAGCAAGGTAGCTTATGGTATTTCAGACAACGCAGCCACGACCTTAGTCGCTTCAGCACTGGGCTCTAAAATACCCGTTTTAGCCGTGCCGGTGATGCATGCTTCGCTGTATCAAAACCCTGCCTTCCAAGAGGCGTTGAAGAGGCTGAGCGCGTTCGGGGTAGCTATCATTGAGCCTAGGTGGGAGGAGGGTAAGGCCAAGATGCCCTCGGTAAACGAGATTGTGAGCGCAGTTGTTTCCATGGCTAGGAAGGCCGGGGAGTTTAGGGGGGTCAAGTTCCTCATAACGGCCGGCCCTACGAGGGAGCCGCTCGACGCTGTCCGCTTCCTCACTAACCCGAGCTCAGGGAAGATGGGGTTTGAGCTCGCCAGGGAGGCTTGGAGGAGGGGGGGGAGGGTAACGCTCGTTAAAGGGCCTGTCGCCCTAAGCCAACCGCTACCGAGCGAAGTAGAGGTGGTCGAGGTAGTGACGACCAAGGACATGTACGACGCCGTGGAGAGGAAGCTCAAGGAAGGTGGCTACCACGTCGTAATTCTAGCGGCAGCCCCCCTAGACTACGGCTTCTCTGCGACGTACTCGTACAAGATACCCTCGGGCTCGCAGTACATAGAGGCTAGGCTCGAGGCTAGGCCGAAGATATCGATGGCGGTTAGGAAGCTAGCTCCAGAGGTAGTCTTCGTGGGCTTTAAGGCTGAGTACGGGGTGGCCGTTGAGGAGCTCATTGAGAGAGCGTACTCTAGGCTAGCTGAGTCTGGGATGGACCTCATAGTTGCCAACGACCTAGCTAAGCAAGGCTGCGGCTTTAGCGCGGACACGAACGAAGTCTTCATAGTAGATCGAGGGCGTAGGGTGGTGCACGTCCCCCTATCGCCGAAGAGAAAGGTCGCTGAGGCCATTCTAGACGTAGTGGCCCAGGAGCTAGCGAGGAGGGGGGTGATTAAGAGTTGA
- the purS gene encoding phosphoribosylformylglycinamidine synthase subunit PurS yields the protein MRFKARVEVKLKPGLTDAEGLFAQSSLRDLGFDVEEVRVGKVYYITLSAEGLEEARRAVDSMCRRLLANPEVKDDYFFTVEPA from the coding sequence TTGAGGTTTAAGGCTAGGGTTGAAGTTAAGCTTAAGCCTGGCTTAACAGACGCTGAAGGGCTCTTCGCGCAGAGCTCGCTACGCGACCTGGGCTTCGACGTAGAGGAGGTCAGGGTGGGTAAGGTGTACTATATTACCTTGAGCGCCGAGGGGCTGGAGGAGGCCCGTAGGGCGGTCGACTCTATGTGTAGGAGGCTCTTAGCCAACCCTGAGGTGAAGGACGACTACTTTTTTACAGTCGAGCCTGCTTAA
- the purL gene encoding phosphoribosylformylglycinamidine synthase subunit PurL — MRVKGELYIRQQGLPFDLFLVNIVEADDGSLVKISEEMGLALSLEEMRAVKAHYQLLGRLPTDVELQTIGQTWSEHCYHKTFKGVVEAEGRRVKSLLKTYIAKVVRELKPSWCVSVFEDNAGIVDFGEGYAVAIKVETHNHPSAIEPFGGAATGIGGVIRDILGVWGDPIANIDVLCFGPLDYPYEKLPRGVKHPRYLYRGVVAGIGHYGNNMGIPTVCGAIHFDEGYVGNVVVYCGCVGLLPIEKYVKKAKPGDYIVLAGGRTGRDGIHGVTFASAELTEKSEEVSRPAVQIPNPIEEERLKRAILRIRDGGYATAITDLGGGGVSCAVGETAHRFRLGAHVWLEKVPLKYPGMAPWEIWVSESQERMLLVSPPDKVGLCIEAFSDEEVEAVAIGRLDDTGLLKVDYAGYRVAELDLGFLFNPPPARRVAAWTPPSLEEPPFNPPADLSDALLALLASPNVCSKEEVIRTYDHEVKGATVVKPLQGMRAGPNDAAVLKPLPNSWRGVAISCGIKPRYGKIDPYWMAASAIDEAIRNNVAVGGRRIALLDNFTWGNPEKPDRMGGLLRAVRACYRFAKAFGAPFVSGKDSLYNESPLGPVTPTLLITALGIVPDVRSAVTSDLKRPGDVLYIVGYTRAELGGSEYYALRGLLGSSVPRVYMPTARLIVSRLTEAIDRGLVRACHDLSEGGLGVAAAEMAIGGGLGVELYLPKVPRPRGLKRDDFVLFSESNTRFLVEVEEDVAEEFSALFRGLPHAEVGRVVGEPRIAVYGVGGRLVADVTLLDAERAWKRRL, encoded by the coding sequence GTGCGCGTGAAGGGGGAGCTGTACATTAGGCAGCAAGGCCTACCCTTCGACCTCTTCCTGGTAAACATAGTCGAGGCGGACGACGGGTCCTTAGTGAAGATTAGCGAAGAAATGGGCTTAGCCCTGAGCCTAGAGGAGATGAGGGCTGTTAAGGCCCACTACCAACTACTGGGGAGGCTCCCCACAGACGTAGAGCTACAGACTATTGGGCAGACCTGGTCTGAGCACTGCTACCATAAGACCTTTAAGGGCGTCGTTGAGGCGGAGGGCCGCCGCGTTAAGAGCTTGCTGAAGACCTACATAGCTAAGGTAGTTAGGGAGCTTAAGCCCTCCTGGTGCGTATCGGTCTTCGAGGATAACGCTGGGATAGTCGACTTCGGCGAAGGGTACGCCGTAGCTATTAAGGTCGAGACCCACAACCACCCCTCTGCTATCGAGCCTTTCGGAGGCGCGGCCACGGGCATTGGCGGAGTGATAAGGGACATCTTAGGAGTATGGGGCGATCCGATAGCTAACATAGACGTGCTCTGCTTCGGCCCCCTCGACTACCCCTACGAGAAGCTTCCTCGCGGTGTTAAGCACCCGCGCTACTTGTATCGTGGAGTAGTGGCCGGCATAGGGCACTACGGGAACAACATGGGCATACCTACTGTATGCGGAGCTATCCACTTCGACGAGGGGTACGTGGGGAACGTAGTAGTCTACTGCGGCTGCGTAGGGCTGCTTCCGATAGAGAAGTACGTGAAGAAGGCTAAGCCTGGAGACTACATAGTGCTGGCGGGGGGCCGTACTGGCCGCGACGGGATCCACGGAGTAACCTTCGCCTCGGCTGAGCTAACTGAGAAGTCTGAGGAAGTATCTAGGCCCGCTGTCCAAATACCGAACCCCATTGAGGAGGAGAGGCTGAAGCGAGCCATACTGAGGATAAGGGATGGGGGCTACGCTACAGCCATTACCGATCTAGGCGGCGGGGGAGTTTCGTGCGCCGTTGGCGAGACGGCCCACCGCTTTAGGCTGGGCGCCCACGTATGGCTTGAGAAAGTGCCCTTAAAGTACCCCGGCATGGCCCCTTGGGAGATCTGGGTCTCAGAGTCCCAGGAGAGGATGCTGTTAGTATCCCCGCCCGACAAGGTCGGCCTCTGCATCGAGGCGTTCAGCGACGAGGAGGTCGAGGCCGTGGCCATCGGGAGGCTCGACGACACCGGCCTGTTAAAGGTAGACTACGCAGGCTACAGGGTAGCTGAGCTCGACCTAGGCTTCCTGTTTAATCCGCCGCCCGCCCGCCGCGTCGCTGCGTGGACCCCGCCGAGCTTAGAAGAACCCCCCTTCAACCCCCCCGCGGACCTATCAGACGCCCTCCTAGCCCTCCTAGCCTCTCCTAACGTGTGTAGCAAGGAGGAGGTCATCAGGACCTACGACCACGAGGTCAAGGGGGCTACGGTAGTTAAGCCCCTCCAAGGGATGAGGGCGGGCCCGAACGACGCCGCAGTCCTCAAGCCCCTGCCCAACTCCTGGCGCGGTGTAGCTATTTCGTGCGGGATTAAGCCCCGCTACGGCAAGATAGACCCGTACTGGATGGCGGCCTCCGCGATAGACGAGGCCATTAGGAACAACGTGGCGGTCGGTGGTAGGCGAATAGCGCTGCTAGACAACTTCACTTGGGGCAATCCTGAGAAGCCTGATAGAATGGGGGGCCTCCTACGCGCCGTGAGGGCTTGCTACCGCTTCGCTAAGGCCTTCGGCGCCCCGTTCGTTTCTGGCAAGGACAGCCTGTACAACGAGTCTCCGCTAGGGCCAGTTACGCCTACTCTATTAATCACGGCCCTCGGCATAGTGCCTGACGTTAGGAGCGCCGTCACCTCGGACCTTAAGAGGCCCGGCGACGTGCTGTACATCGTAGGCTACACTAGAGCTGAGCTAGGAGGCTCTGAGTACTACGCCTTGAGGGGCCTCCTAGGGTCCTCGGTCCCCAGGGTGTACATGCCTACCGCTAGGCTCATCGTAAGCAGGCTCACCGAGGCCATCGACAGGGGCTTAGTGAGGGCGTGCCACGACCTGTCTGAAGGTGGGCTCGGAGTAGCGGCCGCGGAGATGGCTATTGGCGGAGGGCTGGGCGTTGAGCTCTACTTGCCTAAAGTCCCTAGGCCCAGGGGGCTTAAGAGGGACGACTTCGTACTATTCTCAGAGTCGAATACGCGCTTCCTAGTAGAAGTAGAGGAGGATGTAGCTGAGGAGTTCTCTGCCCTCTTCAGAGGCCTCCCCCACGCTGAGGTTGGGAGGGTCGTAGGCGAGCCTAGAATAGCCGTCTACGGGGTCGGGGGTCGCCTAGTAGCTGACGTCACGCTACTCGACGCAGAGAGGGCGTGGAAGAGGAGGCTTTAA
- a CDS encoding uracil-DNA glycosylase family protein, giving the protein MSSRALALHSLIESCGACSFVDKPMVKYRAYLDWLPEEVRVLAVGESPPPGLKETVFYNTSRFDLFRRCMKLVAGVEEDVALLSLFKSSGVFVTGAVKCRPRSRKDVREMGRSCLPKLRAELKLLSPSRVVAMGRTASSSVSELLSVKPPASLTEVTATKVEGVEVVFTPHPNYVFRFRRGLVPRIREAFFK; this is encoded by the coding sequence ATGTCCTCGAGGGCCCTCGCCCTCCACTCGCTTATAGAGAGCTGCGGAGCGTGCTCCTTCGTCGACAAGCCCATGGTTAAGTATAGGGCCTACCTCGACTGGCTTCCTGAGGAGGTTAGAGTGCTAGCTGTAGGGGAGTCTCCCCCGCCCGGCCTCAAAGAGACGGTGTTCTACAACACCTCCCGCTTCGACCTCTTTAGGAGGTGTATGAAGCTAGTGGCTGGGGTTGAGGAGGACGTCGCCCTCCTCAGCCTCTTTAAGTCTAGCGGGGTCTTCGTCACCGGGGCAGTGAAGTGCAGGCCTAGGTCGCGTAAAGACGTGCGGGAGATGGGTAGGAGCTGCCTACCGAAGCTAAGGGCTGAGCTTAAATTGCTTAGCCCTAGCAGAGTGGTTGCGATGGGGAGGACGGCCTCCTCCTCAGTCTCAGAGCTCCTCAGCGTTAAGCCCCCGGCCTCGCTAACGGAGGTGACCGCGACTAAGGTGGAGGGGGTGGAAGTTGTGTTTACGCCGCACCCAAACTACGTGTTTAGGTTTAGGAGGGGCCTAGTCCCGAGGATTAGGGAGGCTTTCTTTAAGTAG
- the larC gene encoding nickel pincer cofactor biosynthesis protein LarC, which translates to MKILLVDCGVAGVSGDMFLAALVDLAGGVELVERAAKVVSEVLGRRASVSIEEVVRGGVRARRVAVDGEPVGELRASEAVKLAIKCCLGAGGSRRAVSLVEEVFSDLAKAEQRVHGRGEDVELHQLAEVDTFIDVVGSALLLDRGGFLEGNVYATPIPVGRGVVKLPHGVVRGPAPATLELLRAHGHPIAEGWVDEELSTPTGVALVVNVASKVVEHYPAMRIESIGYGAGSKEPPGVINVLRLVSGSLAQPALSKVAVLEAAVDDATGEVIGRALSELMERGALDVYATPSLGKKGRPCLQLKVLAEPGRELELAEELMKRTGTLGVRVRLEPRLVANRCVREEEVEVGGRTWRIRVKEASTPSGEAIGVKPEFSDVEKVALELQLPVREVWRQAYLEVLKRSKASNRKPSSERST; encoded by the coding sequence ATGAAGATCCTGCTAGTGGACTGCGGGGTAGCGGGCGTATCTGGAGACATGTTCCTAGCCGCTCTAGTAGACCTAGCGGGGGGCGTAGAGCTTGTTGAGCGGGCCGCTAAGGTAGTTAGCGAAGTCCTAGGTAGGAGGGCTTCAGTAAGCATAGAAGAAGTCGTTAGAGGGGGGGTGAGGGCTAGGAGGGTTGCCGTAGACGGAGAGCCGGTGGGCGAGTTAAGGGCCTCGGAGGCCGTTAAGCTCGCGATTAAGTGCTGCTTAGGGGCCGGTGGCTCTAGGAGAGCAGTCAGCCTAGTCGAAGAAGTATTCTCAGACTTAGCTAAGGCTGAGCAGAGGGTCCATGGGCGCGGGGAGGACGTAGAGCTCCACCAACTAGCCGAGGTAGACACCTTCATAGACGTAGTCGGCAGCGCCCTACTACTGGATAGAGGGGGGTTCCTAGAGGGGAACGTCTACGCCACCCCCATACCAGTCGGCAGGGGGGTGGTTAAGCTGCCTCACGGAGTAGTTAGGGGGCCTGCCCCAGCTACTCTAGAGCTACTTAGAGCCCACGGCCACCCTATTGCTGAGGGCTGGGTGGACGAAGAGCTCTCCACCCCTACGGGGGTGGCCTTAGTAGTTAACGTAGCGTCTAAGGTCGTTGAGCACTACCCAGCTATGAGGATAGAGTCCATAGGCTACGGGGCCGGCTCCAAGGAGCCCCCGGGCGTCATCAACGTCCTCCGCCTAGTATCTGGGAGCCTCGCTCAGCCAGCGCTGAGTAAAGTAGCGGTCCTCGAGGCCGCTGTCGACGACGCGACGGGGGAGGTTATTGGGAGGGCGCTCAGCGAGTTAATGGAGCGCGGGGCGCTAGATGTCTACGCTACCCCTTCGCTAGGCAAGAAGGGTAGGCCCTGCCTCCAATTAAAGGTGCTGGCCGAGCCAGGTAGAGAACTAGAGTTAGCCGAGGAGCTCATGAAGAGGACGGGGACCCTAGGGGTGAGGGTGCGCTTAGAGCCTAGGCTCGTAGCTAATCGATGCGTAAGGGAGGAGGAAGTAGAGGTAGGGGGGCGCACGTGGAGGATTAGGGTTAAAGAGGCCTCTACGCCCAGCGGAGAGGCGATAGGCGTTAAGCCTGAGTTTAGCGACGTAGAGAAGGTGGCCCTTGAGCTCCAGCTGCCAGTTAGGGAGGTCTGGAGGCAAGCCTACCTAGAGGTGTTGAAGAGAAGCAAGGCTTCTAATCGAAAGCCTAGTAGTGAGCGCTCTACTTAA
- the purQ gene encoding phosphoribosylformylglycinamidine synthase subunit PurQ has protein sequence MLKVSFYVHRQAVGPVGLVKRVKACILRVGGTNCDSETKVALEDAGAEAVIMHMNKVAKEELWKYHVLVIPGGFSYGDYVRAGAIWAKRLIVKMGRELEEFVESGRLLLGICNGFQVLVEAGFLPGFEGRSEVPQSSLAVNESASFECRWVYLRSVNRGRCVFTRLIKEGAVLRMPVAHIEGRFILPKERERDYLEKMVSNDQLVFQYCDEEGNPANGRYPLNPNGSFFDIAGICNPQGNVMGLMPHPERAYFGWQLPDWTRLKEPPRYGDGALVFKSLVKYAESELT, from the coding sequence GTGCTTAAAGTAAGTTTCTATGTACACCGCCAAGCCGTCGGCCCGGTGGGCTTAGTGAAGAGGGTCAAGGCCTGCATACTTAGGGTGGGGGGTACGAACTGCGACTCAGAGACTAAGGTGGCCTTGGAGGACGCTGGAGCCGAGGCTGTAATTATGCACATGAACAAGGTCGCTAAGGAGGAGTTGTGGAAGTACCACGTGCTAGTCATCCCTGGGGGCTTTTCGTACGGAGACTATGTGAGGGCGGGGGCTATATGGGCGAAGAGGCTGATCGTGAAGATGGGCAGGGAGCTAGAGGAGTTTGTTGAAAGCGGCAGGCTCCTGCTAGGGATATGTAACGGCTTCCAAGTCCTCGTTGAGGCGGGCTTCCTGCCAGGCTTCGAGGGAAGAAGCGAGGTACCTCAGTCCTCTCTGGCAGTAAATGAGTCGGCCAGCTTCGAGTGTAGGTGGGTCTACTTAAGAAGCGTTAATCGTGGACGCTGCGTTTTCACTAGGCTCATTAAGGAGGGGGCCGTGCTTAGGATGCCAGTAGCCCACATTGAAGGGCGCTTCATCCTCCCCAAGGAGAGGGAGCGCGATTACCTAGAGAAGATGGTGTCGAACGACCAGCTCGTCTTTCAGTACTGCGACGAGGAGGGTAATCCGGCCAACGGAAGGTACCCCCTCAACCCTAACGGCAGCTTCTTCGACATAGCTGGGATATGCAACCCTCAGGGGAACGTAATGGGGCTAATGCCCCACCCTGAGCGCGCCTACTTCGGCTGGCAGCTCCCCGACTGGACTAGGCTTAAGGAGCCCCCGAGGTACGGGGATGGAGCGCTAGTTTTCAAGTCCCTCGTTAAGTACGCTGAAAGCGAGCTAACCTAA
- a CDS encoding DUF3267 domain-containing protein, with translation MHYVARGLRLRTIVLLTLLALIAVLAVARAPAHAVLLGGLLFIPLAILHELTHYFTARRFNKKARIRLMLRYGALVLDYDKLTRNQCVTVGLMPLLVIEAPLVATWLLLSSSLLLVLALLHGAGSIVDVVYSLRLLTEASSRSTVSVLYDEGGRVAGAVVEDPSKPLTIVYLT, from the coding sequence ATGCACTACGTCGCCAGGGGCCTAAGGCTAAGGACGATAGTACTGCTCACGCTGCTCGCCTTAATAGCCGTACTCGCAGTAGCTAGAGCCCCAGCGCACGCCGTCCTCTTAGGGGGCCTCCTCTTCATCCCCTTGGCGATCCTACACGAGCTTACGCACTACTTTACGGCGAGGCGCTTCAATAAGAAGGCTAGGATTAGGCTCATGCTAAGATACGGCGCCCTGGTGCTCGACTACGATAAGCTCACTAGGAACCAGTGCGTCACGGTCGGCTTAATGCCACTGCTCGTCATAGAGGCGCCCCTAGTAGCTACATGGCTACTGCTGAGCAGCTCGCTCCTCCTCGTGCTCGCCCTGCTACACGGCGCAGGCTCCATAGTGGACGTCGTCTACAGCCTAAGGCTGCTTACTGAGGCGAGCTCGAGGTCTACGGTGAGCGTGCTCTACGACGAGGGCGGCAGGGTCGCGGGGGCTGTTGTAGAGGACCCCTCGAAGCCCCTCACGATAGTCTACCTTACCTAG
- the ala gene encoding alanine dehydrogenase yields the protein MTPQTLLLTYREVLPLIEMREAIEKVEEAFKLKALGKVRMPPKLYVDLPEHGGDVRSMPVYVEDWGLVCVKVVNSHPRNPSERGIRAVMAIIELLDPSTGRPLAIMDGTLLTDLRTGAAGAVAAKYLAKPSVERVGFIGAGRQAYSQLEALFSTYGPSIKEVRAFDVARPRALEFVNAARGKYGLEARAVEDPREAVASMDIVVTATPSRRPVVMSDWVSPGTHFNCIGADAPGKQELDPRILLRAKLVVDDVEQAVHGGEPNVPIAQGVLKREHIYAELGEVVAGLKPGRVGRDEVTVFSSTGLAVQDLAVAKLVYEKALRAGVGSLIDLVPP from the coding sequence TTGACCCCCCAAACTTTGCTACTAACCTACCGAGAGGTCCTGCCCCTAATAGAGATGAGGGAGGCCATCGAGAAGGTCGAGGAGGCCTTTAAGCTTAAGGCGCTGGGCAAGGTGAGGATGCCCCCGAAGCTCTACGTAGACCTGCCTGAGCACGGGGGAGACGTCAGGTCTATGCCAGTCTACGTGGAGGACTGGGGGCTCGTGTGCGTAAAGGTGGTTAACTCGCATCCACGAAACCCGAGCGAGCGTGGGATCAGGGCCGTCATGGCCATAATAGAGCTCCTAGACCCTTCTACGGGCAGGCCCTTGGCAATAATGGATGGAACCCTACTTACAGACCTTAGGACTGGAGCTGCAGGGGCTGTAGCTGCTAAGTACTTAGCTAAGCCGAGCGTTGAGAGGGTCGGCTTCATAGGGGCCGGCCGCCAAGCCTACTCTCAGCTCGAAGCCCTCTTCTCTACCTACGGCCCCTCAATCAAGGAGGTGCGAGCCTTCGACGTAGCTAGGCCTAGGGCCCTAGAGTTCGTCAACGCGGCCCGTGGGAAGTATGGCTTAGAGGCAAGGGCCGTAGAGGACCCTAGGGAGGCCGTGGCCAGCATGGACATAGTCGTTACGGCCACTCCTTCAAGGCGCCCCGTGGTCATGAGCGACTGGGTGTCGCCCGGCACTCACTTTAACTGCATCGGCGCTGACGCCCCTGGGAAGCAAGAGCTAGATCCTAGAATCCTGCTTAGGGCTAAGCTAGTCGTAGACGATGTGGAGCAGGCCGTCCACGGTGGAGAGCCGAACGTCCCAATAGCTCAGGGGGTGCTTAAGAGAGAGCATATCTACGCTGAGCTCGGGGAGGTCGTGGCTGGCCTCAAGCCCGGCAGGGTGGGGAGGGACGAAGTAACAGTGTTTAGCTCCACTGGGCTGGCGGTCCAAGACCTAGCAGTAGCTAAGCTAGTTTACGAGAAGGCTCTGAGGGCCGGCGTAGGCTCGCTCATAGACCTCGTCCCTCCCTAA
- a CDS encoding DUF1152 domain-containing protein: MEELRKLRRQRVLVLGIGGGGDVASAYLVYSWLKMLRAKPTIGGVVWERFPVDPVPGPIALRELSPLEPLDRGLGWASPKTAAYREGRVVRPQLAKAAGLANGRGLALDLWLGPVELARELERLANEAEVSAVIGVDVGGDVLAKGLEEDLWSPLADQVMLACLTRLEERGVRSIIAIHGLGVDGELSLDYLIQRLGEVASHGAYLGALGMGREGASRLQEAVDRVVTEASALTLAAFRGEGRVRALRRATRKARLSIISSLTFFVDPAGLAKLSPMVKALASTASLEEANSKLHELGIYTELDLERDLYRLLKERGRVTSRDVLTLKREGARRIREGRGL, from the coding sequence TTGGAGGAGCTACGTAAGCTCAGGCGCCAGCGAGTACTAGTTCTAGGCATAGGCGGCGGAGGGGACGTAGCCTCTGCCTACTTAGTATACTCTTGGCTGAAGATGCTTAGAGCCAAGCCGACTATAGGGGGCGTAGTATGGGAGCGCTTTCCAGTAGACCCAGTCCCCGGGCCTATAGCGCTACGTGAGCTAAGCCCCCTGGAGCCCCTCGACCGTGGGCTAGGCTGGGCCTCGCCGAAGACCGCGGCTTACAGAGAGGGGAGGGTGGTGAGGCCTCAGTTAGCCAAGGCGGCCGGGCTCGCTAATGGGAGGGGGCTCGCCCTAGACCTATGGCTAGGGCCAGTGGAGCTGGCGAGGGAGCTGGAACGCTTAGCTAACGAGGCGGAGGTAAGCGCAGTGATCGGCGTAGACGTAGGGGGGGACGTGCTGGCCAAGGGGCTCGAGGAAGACTTGTGGAGCCCGCTAGCCGACCAAGTCATGCTGGCTTGCTTAACTAGGCTAGAGGAGCGAGGGGTACGCTCGATAATAGCGATCCACGGGCTGGGGGTGGACGGGGAGCTCTCATTAGACTACCTCATCCAGAGGCTTGGCGAAGTCGCTTCGCACGGGGCCTACCTAGGCGCCCTGGGGATGGGTAGGGAGGGGGCCTCGAGGCTCCAGGAGGCCGTAGACAGGGTAGTGACGGAGGCTAGCGCCCTGACCTTAGCCGCCTTTAGGGGGGAGGGGAGAGTTAGGGCCTTAAGGAGGGCCACGAGGAAGGCTAGGCTATCCATAATTAGCTCGCTAACCTTCTTCGTAGACCCGGCCGGCCTAGCTAAGCTCTCGCCTATGGTGAAGGCCCTGGCTTCGACAGCTAGCTTAGAGGAGGCTAATAGTAAGCTCCACGAGCTAGGCATCTATACTGAGCTAGACTTAGAGAGGGACCTGTACAGGCTGCTGAAGGAGAGGGGCAGAGTGACTAGTAGGGACGTGCTGACGCTGAAGAGGGAGGGGGCTAGGAGGATTAGGGAGGGACGAGGTCTATGA